TGGAGTCCGTCACCCAGCACCCCAGCGCCGACCGGCTGAAGGTGTGTGTCGTGAACGACGGCACCGAGCAAAGGCTGCAGATCGTCACCGGCGCGGACAACGTGGCGGCGGGTGCGTACTACCCCGTCATCCGCAGCGGCGTACGGCTGCCCAACGGTACCAAGATCAAGCGCGGCAAGCTGCGCGGCGAAGTTTCGGAGGGAATGCTGGGATCCGCGGACGAGCTGGAGCTCGGCACGGACCACGCGGGGCTGATGACGCTCCAAGGGGAGCCCGCGCCCGGCACGCCGCTGCCGGACGTGATCGACACGCCGGGCGTGGT
This sequence is a window from Longimicrobium sp.. Protein-coding genes within it:
- the ytpR gene encoding YtpR family tRNA-binding protein translates to MNVSQTLLNSRIPNLPADPEEVAALLRGAGFEVSRLMPLAELLRPVVVAHVESVTQHPSADRLKVCVVNDGTEQRLQIVTGADNVAAGAYYPVIRSGVRLPNGTKIKRGKLRGEVSEGMLGSADELELGTDHAGLMTLQGEPAPGTPLPDVIDTPGVVFVIDGSLELDEIVRALGGEAPEREVDPNE